The genomic stretch taataaatatccgatttaggtatcgaatgcacaccgctgattgaaaaaaaaaaatactctattccaaatctacttcttgtctgtgactttgatcttgtaaattgttcattttgactgtgtattttatgtgctgattttttagttattgaacataaataagtgcacgaaatgtgttgcaatggattgaaaatgttataaatatgacgtttgtgttgtgtttgagaaagtgatgcgattatttattggtaagttttcaccaaatttgaaaggcctaacttttcgatagacttaaaaacaccgtaatttttatctttttctgaattaactgaccccatttgaccttcgcacgttgttgtcaaataagtgagctctaaagttatagttaaaatacttctgatcaggcattacggacttagaattcatgtgttgaaagttagtacaaatttttgacttccatgtcgcgattcaaaatatcccgccgaatcaacggtaaagtcatatgtcaaaaccttgtcgagcagaggggttaatcGACTAATTTATCAATACAATTCAattctttatttgcgttccatatgtaatacaggtggtattttttttaagtttaaacaatatattagaAACAACATGGACCCGATAGGGCACAGCATAAAGAGGTAGGAGAGGTTATCCATTTAGTGTTTGTTATGTTCACTCACAAAGTGTTACAAATTCTTCTCAgaattattaagtattttgtttttacctttttaaatactattaagCTAGTCTCGGTCTTTATTTTCgagagagcacgtaaatgtcagttCTGTTTATGTATCTCTCTCAGGTCGTCTGGATTGCTAACCCATTATGCTATTATAGTGAAGGAATAGAAAGTGCACCCTCATTATGTAAATCTCTCTATAAGTATCTATACATGTAAAAGAAAGTCAAAAAAAAAGCTTGCtaaggggaggtagcttagatctgggagaaggacataggatattcTTGTCACCACCCgactacgggaagcagttatcttgggacgagggtgaaaccgcgggcagaagctagttgataataaataaaacgaacaaTCAcgtataagtattatttaatttattcaaatagacatttacatatattaattatatattttaaagtagAATTTCCAAATTTTTGGTATCTATATAACACTGATTGAGTATCCACATAGGTatgataataatgttaaaacCTAGAGTTACAAACATCGGTACATTTTGTTCCAAACATCAAGGTACACATTAAATATCACCTACAAAATTGAACAAGTTAGAAATAGTATAGTTTTATCAAAGGACTTACTAacaattatgtattgttaaaaatatcggCAGTGATAAAACAAGCCAAACACGCTGGTTGGTGCATTAACAACAAACAAGCCGAGACCTGTCATTGTTAAGCCgttaaacttttcaaaaatcAATACGATTGAGCtcttaattcttattttttacatCCACTGTTtatcaataataaattactaattgtaaacattaaaatattttaaatcaatagAAAACTAACTACATTCACTCGAAATCTCACGTTGTAAGCACACGTTACTCTCAGACTCTAGAGCAATAAGTTACGATTTTACCTTAAAagttaatttacaaaattaataaatataaataattgagtatgaactattttatacaaaatccaTAACATAGAAATGATATCACGTGTAAATCACGGTTGATCATTGCATTACACGAATAGAAAGGTATGTAAATTAGTCAGCCTATAAAAATAGATTGCACAAAAatcattatgaaaatatttgctGAGAATAATTTTAACGTACGTTGcgtataagtatatttttgacgCTGTGAACTTAGTCCCATGTTAAAACTTCGCAAATTGTAATCGATTATAATGACTAATAGGTAGAAGTTACGGTCTAACAACATCACTAGTGATGTTGCCAGTAATTGTTTCTTAATTCTAGATCTAGTGTTACCACATCTTCAAACATGCTAACGTCAGCGCTATAAAATGTGCTTGTTACATAGTGAtaaaaattttacatttttatggcccctttgcaataaaaatgtctCCTAAACTCAAATACCCAAATGATCCGTATGAAGCGGCGCTCTGCAGCTTAAGCGGCAGGTCTACTCTTTCTctaaagttaagtacgtttaaTCAGATATAGTTTTCGACACGTCAACTACCCTCTTATGATACCACATTATATTAAACTTTTATAGTAATCCTACATGTTTACCTCAAATTTATGTTGGCTAATAAATCTTCTGAAACTTTAatatagtaattaattttattttaattaattttatatcttaATATATATATTAGATACGGTTTTAAACACACAAAACGGCTCCCATTTTGTGTTGAAATGTTAAATTCATCGACAACATTTTTTCAAGTCAATTAATTACTACAATCAATAATAACAACGAAGAACCAGTCGCAGAGAAGATAGACTTTTATTTAGGTTGAAATGTTTCCagaaatttaaaatattgtcaattttaATCAAGCCTTAACCCTAAAACCATGGCACACAAATTATTTCTAACAAAGGAGGGAACTTTTCACAACtgggaattattttattatcgtgTTTCGATCGAATCATGTTAAAACGCTCTCattcaaacttttaaaatttgcaAGTATAGAATTCAGAAATCTGAGCAATTCTGTTTACGTATCTATTAAAGAAAATGAGCTGAAAATATGTATGCTTGGTCGCTTTAAAGTCTCCACAGTCAGTCTTTCAAGAAACCTAATTTTTATTGAATCTGTAAAAATAGAATGGAATGTGAAAGATAAACGAAGTATGAAAGAACCGTAGCAAATAATAACCAACATAACGATGATCCATAGGGTAGGTAGATCCAGGTGAATATGTCGTGTCAATTACAATACTTTCCGGGAGAGCAATTACTTAGACATTTCTACATTGTAAAATGCAATGTTTACCATCCTAAATTCGTCACACCTATACTAACATTTGAAATAGCGAGATGATTTTGAAACTAGCAGTAATTTTATCCGTTCTACCTACTTAAAAATTGCTGTCCCGGACAAGGACGAAATCCGTAGCATTCATCCTATTTGATTAGGATGTTGTTGATTGGACTTAGGTCTCCACCTTAGTGAGGTCGAAACGCTCACTCCAGACGCGCTTTGTAGCTAGTCTTCCATATTTCGGCCAGGGTGACAGCTGAGTGGAAGCGATGGAAAATACAAAGCGGTAGAGTGAAGCGCTGGACGAGAGACCAGGCTACGAAGCCGTAGAAATCGAGTTGAACCTGAAAACGAGAGTACATAATGTAAGTACAGTCGAAATTGACGATATTGCAAGAATAAATAAGGCTACTAGCGCTTATTAGTCAAAGAAGTATTAGTCAAagaagtaaatataattataaaagaaactTACAGGGTTAGCCAGAACTTTTTGTGCTTCAAAGGTATAGATGAGCCACATGGTGACATTGCAGATCAGGAGGAAGGTGACAGCCTGACGGGCGGGCTTGCTGCGTTCTTGTTCGGGCAGGTGGACGCGACGGCGAGAAACATCGGCAATGAACAGCAATTGCAGCACCACCTATTTTGTACAGTAAGACACTTATTATCATAAAGACATCAGCGACTTAATACCTAATATAAGTAGCAGGagaaatatcaaaaataaattacctgaAGTACGCTCAAGCAGCCAGTAATCATGACGAGAAGGTTTGGCTCGTGAGTGAAAGCTCCCATTCCACCAGCGATGACGCTGAATACGGCATACACGAAGAGGCCAAACGCAGACACACGGAGCAGGATGTCGTTCAGATCAGACTGTTCCTCGGAGCGGAACTTCAAGGATTGCACCCTGCGGAGAGGCTCGGTACAGGAGGGAGGAGTATTGCTCCATTTCATCACACGACCACTAATTATACAGTGAGTTAAACCAAAAAATGGTAAACAAAACGACAACACAAAAAACAGATTCgtgttaagaaaataaaaaatgcaatgaaaaatattgataatagtGATGGGTGACAGAGTGGGGTTAGCACGGTCGATGtgcaaacataaaataaatcggAGCCATTGATGGAGTAAGGGAGGTTCAAATAGGAACAGGAGAAGGTGCATGAATGGATTtggaagaaataaaaacaaaataattaacacaCACTAAGTTCTAAAACATAACAGGTAGTAACATAATGGTAACTAAATTGAGTAACTAAAAATGTGCAACCAATAGAATTCCAAAAATCTTACCGTATAAATCCGATCAGAATCGCCAGTATGGAAAGGACCATCAAAGCACAGTGAGACACATCGGCCAAATAGATCGACAAGCGCTTCAACTCGTGGTGTCTGATCAGGACGAAGAAGAGTATCAAGCAGATGAGAGAGGCGACCAGTAGCAGAAGTCCACAGAAGAGTCCCTTGGAGGCTCCGGCACAATCGACGCGGTTTCCACGCTGAGCCGCCGCGAGCGCCGCCGCCCTGCGGGAGAGAACAGCCTCCAGACGTCTTTCCAGATCTTCGTCGTTGGCCACGCTGCAACCAAACGCGTGCAATGTCACGGACGCGTTGCTACTGTTTAATTCTCAGTCTAATCTATTGTGCTCTATTATTAGGGAACTACTATGAGGAGCGTGACTATTATTGGAAGTTATTTGTCAATAGGTGTATGTTACATTTTTACATAATGTTCGGTTATAGGTAGCATTCGCGTTAATGGACGATTGAAtggtgaataaattattataaattactgcTGGCTATTGGAATATGGAAGTAGCATaataaaaacagttattttaccTGGGGTAGCGGCCAATGTGCTTCCACATAACGTAAATGACGGCAGCCCCGATGAGGGAGTACTCAATGATGAACGGATACAGATAGGGCGCCGAGTCGGTTACGATAGTACCCATAATTGGGTTGCGGCCGCACACCGTAGTGTTATCAATATTGGCGATCAGCGCAGCTGGGTTCAGGCCGTCGAACGACTCGAAGATCTCAGACGAGTTggttactgaaaaaaaaataacatggtCAACTATATTGATCACAGTACGGTCATGATGATAGAAAAAAACTAATCTACACATAGAAACTACAAACTGCCATCCTTCGCTATTCTAAGATTGGTGTCACTACTTATTGGTGTAGTACCCAGTGtttgaaattgaatatttttgtgcAACTGATTTGACTAAAAGGAAGATTTGCAAATCTGAGAACAGCAACCAGTGACCAGTGACATAAATTATAAGTACTAACATGCAAAAGACGCAACGAAATCTTAtcctaaaagtaaaattatgagGAAACTCATGTGCAACGGACGCGAACGTGGGATACGTaataaacacaaacaatattCGTCAAACCGCAAATAAAAAGTGCAACGGCGTTTACTTTGGAAATAAGTCAATGCGACACTCCAACGACCAACCTGGCGAATGTGGCGGTTCATCTACGCGATAAGTTTCGACACTATTGCCCCACTCATCTCTATCAGTTACTATCTGTCCCGTAGACGTGCTTGGCATCATAGTCGATATAGCGCTAAGGATCGGTTTCAGAGTCGAAGTACGAAGCCACTGGAAGACTTCTAACATGGCCGTCTGGGTCTGAGTCGCTTTATCGGACTCCGTGGTTAGCGGTGCAAAAGATGTCGTAGTGAAAGGATTGTCATTAGGCCATTCTCTGAACTCACGACCATATCCCATCCCGTTGTCGTAACCTACCGTACTCTTAATAGTGTCGATCAGTTTTGACTTAGGGAATATACCACCACCAACGTTATGATATGATGAGATAGTTGCTGAAAAATTAGTCCAAAACACATTTTAATTGAGACACATGCACATGTTAGCAAAACTGGGATTTGAAAAACATTGAAGGGTGTGAATACTAACTTGTGGTAGGAGTAGTGGTAGGAACAGCTGTGGAGGTGACAACGTTCATGAGTTGCTCTCCAGTGGTCTTAGCGGTGGTTATAACGGTGGATGCGATAGAGGTAGCGGCGGTGGAAGCTGCACCGAACACTTTGCCGGAATGCCTCAGAGTGTGCTTACGGATGACTTCTGAAGACGGATgagttattagttttatttacaaaagtgattaaaaaaaaaatattaaatacaaataagcAGGTTAGTTGCAGTGGACTTTAGCTAATCTTCTAGATAAAAAAGAATACTAaagaattaaaacattaatatttaagatgaaaataaaacatatcgaAATAAAAATTGACTTACTTCCCAACACGCCTTCGCCGGAGTAACCCTGAGGGTTCTTGACGTGGTAATCAGTAATTTCCTTTAATGACTCAAGTACCAAAGTACGAATCCAGACACAGATGTTTGTGGCAACTACATGCATCAGACCGAATCGGGCAATCACTTTGAATCGGTGAATGTTTagctaaaagaaaaaaaaatagaaaataagaaaaaaataatcagtttGAATTCTTGATTAAATAATCAATATGAGATAGTTACCCGCGAATTCATGAAAATGAAGTACATTTGCATGAAAGTGAAGACCATTTGTAAGACAGGATTGACTCCCTTCAAGATCAAGTAACAAGGTGACTCCAGAGGTAATTCGAAGAATGTTCCGAACTCCAAACCATTGTAGATCATAGTTCCGAGACCAAATGCTGGAATAAGAAATATATGTAACATTGAGAACACATATTTTAGTTTTGAAGTCATGGTCTGTagataaatagtaataaaatactcACCAATTGCACCAATCCTGAGGAAGAAACTGCCATGGCTGTGGTCGTTTTGGGAAGTCTTGCGCCTGCGGACTGGTCTCGCAACTGGACCAGCTTCCAGCTCCACAATATCCTGCTGTTGCTGCTGCTGTAATTTTTacgttaaaattttaataaaacgcACAAAATGCTACCAAGTAAAGGACCAACCAGATGCCTTGGTTTAATTCAAATTGATCGCATAAAGATTACATTTGATGTTGATAACATTTTCTGAAAACAAGGTGCCAATCGCAACTAGCTTAGATACAATTAGTAAAACTAAATGAAACAGGAATTGTATGTTATTTTCAACTCAGGAAATTGACGATGCAACTCTAGTATGACAAAGTTAAGTCTGTTGACTTCCAAGTGTGATTACGAAGCCTACATGAAAGCAAGGTGATCCAGTAGCGAAAACAGAAGCAGTATAAACAGACGAACTACGACAGCACATCCAAAGCACTCCGTAATGATATGATACACTTCAAGCAGGATGCGTCAATATACCTCACCTGATCAGACGCATACAATTGCGCCATTTGCAATTGCAATTGCTGTTGACGAACTTTATCACGCATCTTACGGGGATACACCTCCTGCCCAAATGATatggaaaaaacaaaaaagtaggCAGCGTAAACAAAAAGGGGTTCATGCGGCCTGATGTGATCGGACGAAGCGTTGACCATGATAATTGTGAACGGCCAAAAATAAAGTTGCGAACGAGTGCGTAtcacaaaaagttttaataaacaaatcacataattgaaattaacaaaataagtatATGGTTAACTAACACAGGACGACACGCGAAAGCGACAAGAGAATGTGGAatgttaaatacaaaaataatggaTGTGCTGTGTATGATTGTGCGATGTGAAGTGCCACTCACCTGGAATTGACTTTGTTTCTTAGCCTCTTTGGTAGCCTTATCCTTTTCTTCCTTATCCTTTCCTTTGTCTTTAGACTTGGAATCTTTCTTGCCATCTTTCTTATCTTTGCCTTCTTTTCCATCTTTGCCTTCCTTCGCTTCCTTATCTTTGGTTTTCTTTTCCTTTTCTTTCTTGGGCTTCTTCTCTTTTGGCGGGGGCTTCGGTTTTGGCGGGCTTCCACTGCAGCAGGCACTCTCTGTACAACGTCACTCATTTTGTTAGAACAATCGTGAACATAATTGATGTtgcttgaataaaaaataactgtatttaaaaaataattaccttgGAGCAAGAAGCAGAAGACGTACAACAAAAACAGAATGCTCATGCCATACAGGTAGGTGAAGAATCCCTCGTAGTAGTAAAGAGGGAGGTTGTGTGTGATAACATCGCTGATGACGTAAGCTATGCACACGACAACCAGGAGCTTGGCGTAGATGAAACTCGAGATGATGAACAGTGAAGTtctgtaaacaaacaaaagaaaaacgttATGTCCCGCCAAATATTACAATACGAAGGGAAATGCGTGGGTTGTCGATTGAGCAACTAGGAATTTTAATGTTCCTAATATTTGggtgtaatatttaaaaatttcacttcagtaatattttttaaaatgctTTCATAGAATTTACCCTTTACACTGTTTTTTACAAACTCATAGttaggtatttaattatttgcaGAATATAACAGTCACCTACATATTTTCGCTAGTAAGTAATAAGTAAATACATCGGTCTTCGAtacagttttatatatttatttaatataaaataaataattgaaattattatactgataatatttatgatgttccatttatttttatttcgtttttagaaagttataaaaaaatcgaatcataaattaaagttaaaataattttatttaaaatgcagaCGACCGTATTCTTATGCACataccaatatttatttacttaattatttacaacTAAATATGACGATtagaaatgtatttaaaaagtgataaaaaatattaaaaccgaATCGATAAAATCACTACACAACATACTTCTTAGACGGCTTGGGCTGGACGCACTTGAGCTCCATCTCTTTGTTCGCATTGTTGTGCTTCTCCGCGATGGCGATGTCACTGCCCTGCTGTCGGTGCTGCCCCACCGGCAACGTCGCCATGTTATCCACAGACTCCAGTTCAACCGTCGCCACCTTCACTTCAGCCTCCGTGGGCTGATGCTTATCTTTCCC from Helicoverpa zea isolate HzStark_Cry1AcR chromosome 8, ilHelZeax1.1, whole genome shotgun sequence encodes the following:
- the LOC124632379 gene encoding LOW QUALITY PROTEIN: proton channel OtopLc (The sequence of the model RefSeq protein was modified relative to this genomic sequence to represent the inferred CDS: inserted 1 base in 1 codon), with amino-acid sequence MCARRYRESAEGKRAXVASLGPQVRPAARRSTHHASALALDATRRARRGVTFSESTADGNTATVTEFQCQKVRVREFYIAMQRCPYIHEMKERLLGAPVDAETKDQRAPIERPLESQDNQVGTIVKLNSDGYGSHTSPARAPLVADECDAPPDETEALTPTEVVLRYRACCQPDSTPKNAKTSLFIISSFIYAKLLVVVCIAYVISDVITHNLPLYYYEGFFTYLYGMSILFLLYVFCFLLQESACCSGSPPKPKPPPKEKKPKKEKEKKTKDKEAKEGKDGKEGKDKKDGKKDSKSKDKGKDKEEKDKATKEAKKQSQFQEVYPRKMRDKVRQQQLQLQMAQLYASDQQQQQQDIVELEAGPVARPVRRRKTSQNDHSHGSFFLRIGAIAFGLGTMIYNGLEFGTFFELPLESPCYLILKGVNPVLQMVFTFMQMYFIFMNSRLNIHRFKVIARFGLMHVVATNICVWIRTLVLESLKEITDYHVKNPQGYSGEGVLGKVIRKHTLRHSGKVFGAASTAATSIASTVITTAKTTGEQLMNVVTSTAVPTTTPTTITNSSEIFESFDGLNPAALIANIDNTTVCGRNPIMGTIVTDSAPYLYPFIIEYSLIGAAVIYVMWKHIGRYPSVANDEDLERRLEAVLSRRAAALAAAQRGNRVDCAGASKGLFCGLLLLVASLICLILFFVLIRHHELKRLSIYLADVSHCALMVLSILAILIGFIRGRVMKWSNTPPSCTEPLRRVQSLKFRSEEQSDLNDILLRVSAFGLFVYAVFSVIAGGMGAFTHEPNLLVMITGCLSVLQVVLQLLFIADVSRRRVHLPEQERSKPARQAVTFLLICNVTMWLIYTFEAQKVLANPVQLDFYGFVAWSLVQRFTLPLCIFHRFHSAVTLAEIWKTSYKARLE